A region from the Streptomyces lydicus genome encodes:
- the ilvA gene encoding threonine ammonia-lyase, protein MLSGVSRATAMEGSRYLSGLVGAPVHLKCENLQRTGSFKIRGAYVRIAGLSAEERAAGVVAASAGNHAQGVALAASLLGVRSTVFMPVGAPLPKVAATREYGAEVRLYGQVVDETLAAAQEYARETGAVFIHPFDHPDIIAGQGTVGLEILEQCPEVRTIVVGVGGGGLAAGVALAVKALRPDVKVVGVQAAGAACYPPSLAAGHPVAIEGLSTMADGIKVGRPGEVTFGMVAALVDEVRTVTEGQLSSALLLCLERAKLVVEPAGASPVAALLADPESFQGPVVAVLSGGNVDPLLMQRILRHGMAAGGRYLSLRLLLTDRPGALATLLGVLSQADANVLDVGHVRTDPRLGLTEVEVELHLETQGPAHCDEVRTALHKAGYVIAE, encoded by the coding sequence ATGCTCTCGGGTGTTTCCCGGGCCACCGCGATGGAGGGCAGCCGCTATCTGTCCGGGCTGGTCGGCGCCCCCGTCCACCTCAAGTGCGAGAACCTTCAGCGCACCGGCTCCTTCAAGATCCGTGGCGCCTACGTACGGATCGCCGGGCTCTCGGCGGAGGAGCGGGCGGCCGGTGTGGTGGCCGCCAGTGCCGGCAACCACGCACAGGGCGTGGCGCTCGCGGCGTCGTTGCTGGGGGTGCGGTCGACGGTGTTCATGCCGGTCGGCGCCCCGTTGCCGAAGGTCGCCGCCACCCGCGAATACGGCGCCGAGGTACGGCTGTACGGCCAGGTCGTGGACGAGACGCTGGCCGCCGCCCAGGAGTACGCACGCGAGACCGGCGCGGTCTTCATCCACCCCTTCGACCACCCCGACATCATCGCCGGCCAGGGCACCGTCGGCCTGGAGATCCTGGAACAGTGTCCCGAGGTGCGGACCATCGTCGTCGGGGTCGGCGGCGGCGGTCTCGCCGCGGGAGTCGCGCTCGCGGTCAAGGCGCTGCGGCCCGATGTGAAGGTCGTCGGGGTGCAGGCGGCGGGGGCGGCCTGCTATCCGCCGTCGCTGGCGGCCGGGCACCCGGTGGCGATCGAGGGACTTTCGACGATGGCGGACGGCATCAAGGTGGGGCGCCCCGGCGAGGTGACCTTCGGGATGGTCGCGGCGCTGGTGGACGAGGTCCGTACGGTCACCGAGGGGCAGCTCTCCAGCGCGCTGCTGCTGTGTCTGGAGCGGGCGAAGCTGGTGGTGGAACCGGCCGGGGCGAGTCCGGTGGCGGCGCTGCTCGCCGATCCGGAGTCCTTCCAGGGGCCGGTGGTCGCGGTGCTGTCCGGCGGCAATGTCGACCCGCTGCTGATGCAGCGCATCCTGCGGCACGGTATGGCGGCCGGCGGGCGCTACCTCTCGCTGCGACTGCTGCTCACGGACCGGCCGGGGGCGCTGGCGACACTGCTCGGGGTGCTGTCCCAGGCCGATGCGAATGTGCTCGACGTCGGACATGTGCGGACGGACCCCCGGCTCGGGCTGACCGAGGTCGAGGTGGAGCTGCATCTGGAGACGCAGGGGCCGGCGCACTGCGACGAGGTGCGCACGGCGCTGCACAAGGCGGGGTACGTCATCGCGGAGTAG
- the mca gene encoding mycothiol conjugate amidase Mca — protein MTEQLRLMAVHAHPDDESSKGAATMAKYVSEGVDVLVATCTGGERGSILNPKLQGDPYIEEHIHEVRKKEMDEAREILGVKQEWLGFVDSGLPEGDPLPPLPDGCFALQDVDEAAGRLVKLIREFKPQVITTYDENGGYPHPDHIMTHKITMVAFEAAGDPEKYPEAGEPWQPQKLYYNQGFNRPRTVALHEALLERGMDSPYGEWLERWKQFEQRERTLTTYVPCADFFEIRDKALIAHATQIDPDGGWFRVPMDLQREVWPTEEYELAKSRVDTSLPEDDLFAGIRNN, from the coding sequence TTGACTGAGCAGCTGCGATTGATGGCGGTCCACGCCCACCCCGACGACGAGTCGAGCAAGGGTGCGGCCACGATGGCCAAGTACGTGTCCGAGGGGGTGGACGTGCTGGTCGCCACCTGCACAGGCGGTGAGCGAGGTTCCATCCTCAACCCCAAACTCCAGGGAGATCCGTACATCGAGGAGCACATCCACGAAGTACGGAAGAAGGAAATGGACGAGGCCCGGGAGATCCTGGGCGTCAAGCAGGAGTGGCTGGGCTTTGTCGACTCCGGGCTGCCCGAGGGCGACCCGCTGCCGCCGCTGCCCGACGGCTGCTTCGCGCTGCAGGACGTCGACGAGGCGGCCGGGCGGCTGGTCAAGCTGATCCGGGAGTTCAAGCCGCAGGTCATCACGACCTACGACGAGAACGGCGGCTATCCGCACCCGGACCACATCATGACCCACAAGATCACGATGGTGGCTTTCGAGGCGGCCGGCGACCCGGAGAAGTACCCGGAGGCCGGGGAGCCCTGGCAGCCGCAGAAGCTCTACTACAACCAGGGCTTCAACAGGCCGCGCACGGTCGCGTTGCACGAGGCACTGCTGGAGCGCGGCATGGATTCGCCCTACGGCGAGTGGCTGGAGCGCTGGAAGCAGTTCGAGCAGCGCGAGCGCACGCTGACCACCTACGTTCCGTGCGCCGACTTCTTCGAGATCCGTGACAAGGCCCTGATCGCCCACGCCACCCAGATCGACCCCGACGGTGGTTGGTTCCGGGTGCCGATGGACCTCCAGCGCGAGGTCTGGCCGACGGAGGAGTACGAGCTCGCGAAGTCGCGGGTGGACACTTCCCTCCCCGAGGACGACCTCTTCGCGGGCATCCGCAACAATTGA
- a CDS encoding DUF4307 domain-containing protein, with amino-acid sequence MTAVREGLPDGRYGRSADARADRNLKIIGAVLGTALLGVIGWCGVSYISGQDLSARVITWDAVSDHAVKVHLEVVKGTDDKGVCTLRSQAEDGSEVGRKDVTVDQRSAQVDTEVTVRTTKRATNAVLVGCTASGNG; translated from the coding sequence ATGACCGCGGTGCGCGAAGGGCTCCCCGACGGACGCTACGGACGCTCCGCGGATGCGCGTGCGGACCGTAACCTCAAGATCATTGGTGCGGTGCTCGGCACCGCCCTGCTGGGTGTGATCGGCTGGTGCGGCGTCTCGTACATCTCGGGGCAGGACCTCAGCGCCCGTGTGATCACCTGGGACGCGGTCTCCGATCATGCCGTCAAGGTCCATCTCGAGGTCGTCAAGGGCACGGACGACAAGGGCGTGTGCACGCTCCGCTCACAGGCCGAGGACGGCTCCGAGGTCGGCCGCAAGGACGTCACCGTCGACCAGCGCTCGGCCCAGGTGGACACCGAGGTCACGGTGCGGACGACGAAGCGGGCCACCAATGCCGTCCTCGTCGGCTGCACGGCCTCGGGCAACGGCTGA
- a CDS encoding cystathionine gamma-synthase yields MSDQHEPRHQHFETVAIHAGQEPDEATGAVVPPIYQVSTYKQDGVGGLRGGYEYSRSANPTRTALEENLAALDGGRRGLAFASGLAAEDCLLRTLLSPGDHVVIPNDAYGGTFRLISKVVERWGVEWSVADTSDPKAVRDALRPRTKAIWVETPSNPLLGISDIAALAGVAHDAGVKLVVDNTFASPYLQQPLALGADVVVYSTTKYMGGHSDVVGGALVVNDDALGEELAYHQNAMGAVAGPFDAWLVMRGIKTLAVRMDRHSANAARIADLLASHNKVTRVYYPGLAEHQGHEVAAKQMRSFGGMVSFQVEGGEQAAVEVCNRAKLFTLGESLGGVESLIEHPGLMTHASTAGSLLEVPNDLVRLSVGIESVDDLLADLTQALG; encoded by the coding sequence ATGAGCGATCAGCACGAACCACGCCACCAGCATTTTGAAACCGTTGCCATCCACGCAGGTCAGGAGCCCGACGAGGCGACCGGCGCGGTGGTACCGCCCATCTACCAGGTATCCACGTACAAGCAAGACGGTGTCGGCGGGCTCCGCGGCGGCTACGAGTACAGCCGCAGCGCCAATCCGACCCGTACCGCCTTGGAGGAGAACCTCGCGGCTCTCGACGGCGGCCGCCGCGGCCTCGCCTTCGCCTCCGGCCTCGCCGCCGAGGACTGCCTGCTGCGCACCCTGCTGAGCCCCGGCGACCACGTCGTCATCCCCAATGACGCTTACGGCGGGACATTCCGTCTCATCTCGAAGGTCGTCGAGCGCTGGGGTGTGGAATGGTCGGTGGCCGACACCTCCGACCCGAAGGCCGTACGCGACGCGCTGCGGCCCCGTACGAAGGCGATCTGGGTCGAGACGCCCAGTAACCCGCTGCTCGGCATCAGCGACATCGCGGCGCTGGCCGGGGTCGCCCATGACGCCGGGGTCAAGCTGGTCGTCGACAACACCTTCGCCAGCCCCTACCTCCAGCAGCCGCTCGCCCTCGGCGCGGACGTGGTGGTCTACTCCACGACCAAGTACATGGGCGGGCATTCGGACGTGGTCGGCGGCGCCCTCGTCGTCAACGACGACGCCCTCGGCGAGGAACTGGCCTACCACCAGAACGCGATGGGCGCGGTCGCCGGACCGTTCGACGCCTGGCTCGTGATGCGCGGCATCAAGACGCTCGCCGTCCGTATGGACCGCCACAGCGCCAATGCGGCACGCATCGCGGACCTGCTGGCCTCGCACAACAAGGTCACCCGCGTCTACTACCCGGGGCTGGCCGAGCACCAGGGCCACGAGGTCGCCGCCAAGCAGATGCGGTCCTTCGGCGGCATGGTGTCGTTCCAGGTCGAGGGCGGTGAGCAGGCGGCGGTGGAGGTCTGCAACCGTGCCAAGCTGTTCACCCTCGGCGAGTCGCTGGGCGGCGTCGAGTCGCTGATCGAGCACCCGGGTCTGATGACGCACGCCTCGACGGCCGGGTCGCTGCTGGAGGTCCCCAACGACCTCGTGCGGCTCTCGGTCGGCATCGAGTCGGTCGACGACCTGCTGGCCGACCTCACGCAGGCACTGGGCTGA
- a CDS encoding MarR family winged helix-turn-helix transcriptional regulator produces MPTSSDMTTHTDPALLDALQHQVAVFARRAEQSRLGGVGQARNSMDRAAYLLLNRLDQEGPMGVKALAAGMGIDSSTVTRQVAPLVDSGLVSRATHPEDGRAVVLQLSERGLARLEEVRTSRRALMALVTEQWTEEERTAFTTLLTRFNASLSDITASLTPVGPTS; encoded by the coding sequence ATGCCCACCTCTTCGGACATGACGACCCACACCGACCCCGCTCTCCTCGACGCGCTGCAGCACCAAGTGGCCGTCTTCGCCCGCCGCGCAGAACAGAGCCGGCTCGGCGGCGTCGGGCAGGCGCGCAATTCCATGGACCGCGCCGCCTACCTGCTGCTCAACCGCCTCGACCAGGAGGGTCCGATGGGCGTGAAGGCCCTGGCCGCCGGTATGGGCATCGACTCCTCGACGGTCACCCGGCAGGTCGCCCCGCTGGTCGACTCCGGCCTGGTCAGCCGTGCCACCCATCCGGAGGACGGCCGGGCCGTGGTGCTTCAGCTCTCCGAGCGCGGCCTCGCCCGCCTGGAGGAGGTCCGCACGTCCCGCCGCGCGCTGATGGCGCTGGTGACGGAGCAGTGGACCGAGGAGGAGCGCACGGCGTTCACCACGCTCCTGACGCGCTTCAACGCCTCCCTCTCCGACATCACCGCGTCCTTGACGCCGGTGGGGCCGACGTCCTGA
- a CDS encoding ATP-binding cassette domain-containing protein, whose product MPGAIYAEGLVKTFGDVRALDGVDLDVPEGTVLGMLGPNGAGKTTAVRVLTTLLRPDRGKAVVAGIDVLAQPDEVRRSIGLSGQFAAVDEYLTGRENLTMVGQLYQMSGRDAKRRAAELLERFHLGDAADRTAKTYSGGMRRRLDLAAALVVSPPVMFMDEPTTGLDPRNRQALWDVIQELVAGGTTLLLTTQYLEEADRLAHDICVVDHGKVIARGTSDQLKARTGGERVEVVVHAPEHLTVADEVLRGFGKGESTVEPHTRKLTIPVTGGAKLLAEVIRELDMRGVEIDDIGLRRPTLDDVFISLTGHTAEAAEENGAGGKGSVGRQKRGGKDGKGGTGGKDAGAAGPGEAGPAARVADADAGVPAHKEGVK is encoded by the coding sequence ATGCCAGGCGCCATTTACGCCGAAGGTCTGGTGAAGACGTTCGGCGACGTGAGGGCACTGGACGGCGTCGATCTCGACGTCCCCGAAGGAACCGTCCTCGGAATGCTCGGCCCCAACGGTGCCGGCAAGACCACTGCCGTACGTGTCCTGACGACCCTGCTCCGGCCCGACCGCGGCAAGGCGGTGGTCGCCGGGATCGACGTCCTCGCGCAGCCCGACGAGGTGCGGCGCTCGATAGGCCTGTCCGGTCAATTCGCCGCCGTGGACGAGTACTTGACCGGCCGGGAGAACCTGACGATGGTCGGCCAGCTCTACCAGATGAGCGGACGTGACGCGAAGCGCCGGGCCGCTGAGCTGCTGGAACGCTTCCATCTCGGGGACGCTGCCGACCGCACCGCCAAGACCTACTCCGGCGGTATGCGCCGCCGGCTCGACCTGGCCGCCGCACTGGTCGTCAGCCCGCCCGTGATGTTCATGGACGAGCCGACCACCGGCCTGGACCCCCGTAACCGCCAAGCGCTGTGGGACGTCATCCAGGAACTGGTCGCGGGCGGCACGACCCTGCTGCTCACCACGCAGTATCTGGAGGAGGCCGACCGCCTCGCCCACGACATCTGCGTCGTCGACCACGGCAAGGTCATCGCCCGCGGCACCTCCGACCAGCTCAAGGCGCGTACCGGCGGCGAGCGTGTCGAGGTCGTGGTGCACGCCCCCGAACACCTCACCGTCGCCGACGAGGTCCTGCGCGGCTTCGGCAAGGGCGAGAGCACGGTCGAACCGCACACCCGCAAGCTCACCATCCCCGTGACGGGCGGCGCCAAGCTGCTCGCCGAGGTCATCCGCGAACTGGACATGCGGGGGGTGGAGATCGACGACATCGGGCTGCGCCGCCCGACCCTCGACGATGTGTTCATCTCGCTGACCGGGCACACCGCGGAGGCGGCGGAGGAGAACGGCGCGGGCGGCAAGGGCTCCGTGGGGCGGCAGAAGCGGGGCGGCAAGGACGGCAAGGGCGGCACGGGCGGCAAGGACGCCGGGGCTGCCGGTCCGGGCGAGGCGGGTCCGGCGGCCCGGGTGGCCGATGCGGACGCGGGCGTACCGGCCCACAAGGAGGGCGTGAAGTGA
- a CDS encoding YwqG family protein → MTQSTVDPLHTLARTHLPAEIAERWIGLLRPGLRLEKAADPGTAPVVGRLGGVPELPEGAEWPVWEGHGPLAFIASLDCALLPSAALDIALPTDGTLAFFYFDGQLDDGDALVAPDEPDTWAGARVLYLPANVPTAARATPEGIQPYPEVPLTARAEATAPDSWHPVVHREFTSLPDDHPLWGEDFQEALYDHSEGAEHRLGGHANPVQDAVESEVAHGVLRNLPWDDPRIKEEVFRWVLLAQIDTDDDADMMWGDCGALYWLIRPEDLAARRFDRAMFTWQCG, encoded by the coding sequence ATGACACAGAGCACCGTTGACCCGCTGCACACTCTCGCCCGCACGCACCTGCCCGCCGAGATCGCCGAGCGGTGGATCGGCCTGCTGCGGCCTGGCCTGCGCCTGGAGAAAGCCGCGGATCCCGGGACCGCCCCCGTCGTCGGCCGGCTCGGCGGCGTCCCGGAGCTGCCCGAGGGCGCGGAATGGCCCGTCTGGGAGGGCCACGGCCCGCTCGCCTTCATCGCCTCGCTCGACTGTGCCCTGCTCCCCTCGGCCGCCCTCGACATCGCCCTACCGACGGACGGCACACTGGCCTTCTTCTACTTCGACGGTCAGCTCGACGACGGCGACGCCTTGGTGGCGCCCGATGAACCGGACACCTGGGCGGGCGCACGCGTGCTGTACCTACCGGCTAACGTCCCCACGGCCGCACGCGCCACGCCGGAAGGGATCCAGCCCTACCCCGAGGTGCCTTTGACAGCACGCGCGGAGGCAACCGCCCCGGACTCCTGGCACCCCGTGGTCCACCGGGAGTTCACATCGCTGCCGGACGACCACCCGCTGTGGGGCGAAGACTTCCAGGAGGCCCTGTACGACCACTCCGAGGGCGCCGAACACCGCCTCGGCGGCCACGCGAACCCCGTACAGGACGCGGTGGAGTCCGAGGTCGCCCACGGTGTCCTGCGCAATCTGCCGTGGGACGACCCCCGCATCAAGGAGGAGGTGTTCCGCTGGGTCCTGCTCGCCCAGATCGACACGGACGACGACGCCGACATGATGTGGGGCGACTGCGGTGCCCTCTACTGGCTCATACGCCCCGAGGACCTGGCCGCACGGCGCTTCGACCGCGCAATGTTCACCTGGCAGTGCGGCTGA
- a CDS encoding ABC transporter permease, with the protein MSTVTETAGEARIRTPQSRGGFSRSVRDSLVVAKRNLIRMIRIPEVVIFGLIQPIMFVVLFTYVFGGSINVPGAPPGDAQAYHEFLMAGIFAQTVTFATAGAGAGIADDMHKGLIDRFRSLPMSRGAVLTGRTLADLVQTALTLVVLAVVALLIGWRAHENLLEVLAGFALLLLLGYAFSWIGALIGLTVRTPEAATSGGLIWLFPLTFISNAFVPVNGMPSFLQHVAEWNPFSATVAAARQLFGNTIDKAPTSVTGAWPMDHPVLASVIWSVLIIAVFRTLAVRKYRSATA; encoded by the coding sequence GTGAGCACGGTGACCGAAACGGCCGGCGAAGCCCGTATCCGGACCCCGCAGTCGCGCGGCGGCTTCAGCCGGTCGGTACGCGACTCCCTGGTCGTCGCCAAGCGCAATCTGATCCGGATGATCCGGATCCCCGAAGTAGTGATCTTCGGCCTCATTCAGCCGATCATGTTCGTGGTGCTGTTCACCTACGTCTTCGGCGGTTCCATCAACGTCCCCGGCGCCCCGCCGGGCGACGCCCAGGCCTACCACGAGTTCCTGATGGCCGGGATCTTCGCGCAGACCGTCACCTTCGCCACGGCGGGGGCCGGCGCGGGGATCGCCGACGACATGCACAAGGGCCTGATCGACCGGTTCCGGTCGCTGCCGATGTCCCGCGGTGCGGTGCTCACCGGCCGTACCCTCGCCGACCTCGTGCAGACCGCGCTGACGCTGGTGGTGCTGGCGGTGGTCGCGCTGCTGATCGGCTGGCGGGCCCACGAGAACCTGCTCGAGGTGCTGGCCGGCTTCGCACTGTTGCTCCTGCTCGGCTACGCCTTCTCCTGGATCGGCGCGCTCATCGGGCTGACGGTGCGGACGCCCGAGGCGGCCACCTCGGGCGGGCTGATCTGGCTCTTCCCGCTGACCTTCATCTCCAACGCGTTCGTACCGGTCAACGGCATGCCGTCATTCCTGCAGCATGTCGCGGAGTGGAACCCGTTCAGCGCGACGGTGGCCGCCGCCCGGCAGCTGTTCGGCAACACCATCGACAAGGCGCCCACGTCGGTGACCGGGGCCTGGCCGATGGACCACCCGGTGCTGGCCTCGGTGATCTGGTCCGTCCTGATCATCGCGGTCTTCCGGACGCTGGCCGTCCGCAAATACCGGTCGGCCACGGCCTGA
- the greA gene encoding transcription elongation factor GreA, with product MTQTSENVTWLTQEAYDQLKAELEHLSGPARAEITEKIAAAREEGDLKENAGYHAAKEEQGKQELRVRQLTQLLQTAKVGEAPAATGVVAPGMVVTIAFDGDPDDTLSFLLASREYASSDIETYSPQSPLGTGVNGKKVGAEAEYELPNGKKATVKILDAKPYSG from the coding sequence GTGACCCAGACCAGCGAAAACGTCACCTGGCTTACCCAGGAGGCGTATGACCAGCTCAAGGCAGAGCTGGAGCACCTGTCTGGTCCCGCACGCGCCGAGATCACCGAGAAGATCGCGGCGGCCCGCGAGGAAGGTGACCTGAAGGAGAACGCCGGGTACCACGCGGCCAAGGAAGAGCAGGGCAAGCAGGAACTGCGTGTCCGCCAGCTCACCCAGCTGCTGCAGACCGCCAAGGTCGGCGAAGCGCCTGCCGCCACCGGCGTCGTCGCTCCCGGCATGGTCGTCACCATCGCGTTCGACGGGGACCCGGACGACACGCTGTCGTTCCTTCTGGCCTCCCGGGAGTACGCGAGCTCGGACATCGAGACCTACTCCCCCCAGTCGCCACTGGGCACCGGCGTGAACGGCAAGAAGGTCGGCGCCGAGGCGGAGTACGAGCTCCCCAACGGCAAGAAGGCGACCGTGAAGATCCTCGACGCGAAGCCGTACTCCGGCTGA